A single region of the Plutella xylostella chromosome 28, ilPluXylo3.1, whole genome shotgun sequence genome encodes:
- the LOC125490824 gene encoding uncharacterized protein LOC125490824, with translation MYRLECGVRQGGLTSPKLFNLYMNGLIEELSSAGVGCSIDGNFINNISYADDMVLLCPSISALRKLLSICESYAATHGLKYNTKKSELMLFKAGRTSYDSIPSVSLCGSPLPRVSQFKYLGHWVTENLSDDLDIDRERRALAVRCNMLARRFSRCTEPVKITLFKAFCQSFYTCSLWVNYTQKAYSALRVQYNNAFRMMLGLPRFCSASGMFADANTDGFHAIMRKRVASLMHRVQGSTNIFLKDIAGKFDGPILTHWMRLHVISR, from the coding sequence ATGTACAGGTTGGAGTGCGGGGTAAGACAGGGGGGGCTGACGTCACCCAAGCTCTTCAACCTGTACATGAACGGCTTGATCGAGGAGCTCAGCAGCGCCGGTGTCGGATGCTCAATTGATGGAAATTTCATCAATAACATCAGCTACGCGGATGATATGGTGCTGCTGTGTCCTTCGATTAGTGCCCTTAGAAAGCTGCTCTCAATTTGTGAGTCATACGCGGCGACCCATGGACTTAAATACAACACAAAAAAGAGTGAGCTCATGTTGTTTAAGGCGGGAAGGACGTCATATGACTCCATACCTTCAGTCTCACTCTGTGGCTCTCCTCTACCGAGAGTAAGCCAATTTAAGTATTTGGGTCATTGGGTCACCGAAAACCTCAGTGATGACCTAGACATCGACAGGGAGCGCAGGGCGCTGGCAGTTAGATGCAACATGCTGGCCCGCAGGTTCTCACGGTGCACAGAACCTGTTAAGATAACACTGTTTAAGGCCTTCTGTCAGTCGTTCTACACGTGCAGCCTGTGGGTCAACTATACGCAGAAGGCTTACAGCGCCCTGCGagtacaatataataatgctTTCAGAATGATGTTGGGGCTGCCGCGGTTCTGCAGTGCTTCAGGAATGTTTGCTGATGCCAATACGGACGGCTTTCACGCCATTATGCGTAAAAGAGTGGCTTCCCTGATGCACAGAGTCCAAGGGAGTACCAACATCTTTCTGAAAGATATAGCTGGCAAGTTCGACGGCCCTATCCTGACTCACTGGATGAGGCTGCACGTCATCAGCCGGTGA